TGATCAACGGACATAGCAATATACGGGGGTTGTGAATAATGTTCTGTCCACCAATTTTCCACTAATTGTTTGTATAGTTGATCTGTTCGATAATCAATTCTTGGTAGTCTAGGAAGATCTTCTAACTCTAGCTTATTTGTAGAAGCAATACATAGTTTTTCTTCAAACAATAATAACTTTTGACCAGGCCAACTATAATCTCCTCTAACAAATCCAATATGTGTTGTTTGATTATAAACTAAATTAAAGATGTCTTTGCTATAACCGGTATCTACTTGAAATTCTACATCAGGATACTGATCTTTAAAGAGTTTTAATAAAATAGGTAGTTTATATTTACTTATAAAGTTAGAAACTCCTAATCTTAATGTTCCAGACACATTTTGATTAAAGTTTTCGATATCTTCTTTAATTTCACGTAGAAACTGTAGCATCTCATTTGCGCGTTTTGCTAAATATTCTCCTTCTGGAGTAAATTGAACTCCTTTAATTCCTCGATCAACTATTTTCACGCCAAATTCTGTTTCTATTTGTTTTAGACGCTTTGTTAATGTGGGCTGTGCCAGAAATAAACTTTGCCCTGCTTTTGTAATGCTCTTTTCGTTGTTCAAAGTGTGTAATATTAGCCAGTCCCGATCATCCATTTCCTAGCCTCCAATAACTCAGTGTTAAATTAGTATTGTTTCTATGTATCTATTATAAGTTTTTTGAAGTCTTGTTTCAGTAACAATATGAAAAAGTTTCATATATGAGTATGAAATATTGGTATTATTCACAAAGTCGTATGTGAAATAAAATAAAGATAAACCGCATGAAAGAGTATTAAGGAGTTGTGATGAAATGATAAAGGATGAAGCTGTAATAAATAAAATAAAAAAACGAATAAGGATTAACCAAAAAGAATATAGTTATTTTTCAATCACTTCATTAGAGGAGAACGGAATTGGTCACATTTCAAAGCTTCCATACTCAATTAAAGTTCTTTTAGAATCTGCTATTCGGAACTATGATGGGGTTAATGTGACAATGGAACATATAAAGAAGCTAGCAAATTGGGGAATGGATAACGCTCCTAATGAAGAAGTGCCTTTTAAGCCAACCAGGATTCTTTTACATGACACAACAGGCTTGCCTACTTTAGTAGATTTAGCTGCCATGAGAGAATCAATAAAACGTATTGGAGGTAATGTTTCAGATGTTAATCCATCAATACCGGTAGATCTTGTTGTTGACCACTCATTAACTGTTGATTACTTTGGAACTCCTGATTCCATGAAACTAAATGAAAAGTTGAATTTTGAAAGAAATTTAGAGAGGTTTCGTTTTCTTCGTTGGGCACAGAAGTCTTTTGACAACTTCAATGTTATTCCTCCAGCAACCGGTATTATGCACCAAATTAATATGGAGCTTTTAAGCTCTGTTGCTTTTATAAAAGAAGAGAGTGGTAACCTCATGATTTATCCTGATTCACTTGTTGGAACAGATTCCCATACAACTATGGTAAATGGAATGGGGATTGTTGCTTGGGGAGTAGGAGGAATTGAAGCAGAAGCTGCAATGCTGGGGCAACCAGTTTATTTTGTTATTCCTGAAGTTGTTGGATTTAAATTTGTTGGTCAACTTCCTGAAGGAACAACTTCAACAGACTTAGCCTTAACCGTGACGAGTTTGTTAAGGAGTAAAGGAGTTGTAGGGAAGTATGTTGAATTTTTTGGTCCAGGAATAAAGTCGATGAGTGTGGCAGATCGAGCAACAATAGCTAATATGGCTCCAGAGTACGGTGCGACAATGGGATTATTTCCTGTTGACCAAGAAACGTTAGATTACTTAAAGATAATTGGGCGTAGTAAGGAACAAATTTCTCTGATTGAAAGCTATTACAAAACACAAGGTATGTTCATGACAGATGAAAGCCCTCAACCTATTTATTCAGACATCATTGAACTTGATTTATCTTTAATAACTCCGTGCCTTGCAGGGCCAAAACGTCCACAAGATAAGGTTGAACTTACTAAAATGAAAGAGGAATATAATAAAATCATTCGTTCATCCATAAGTGAAGGTGGATTCGCTTTAACTGAAGAAGATCTAACAAAAACAACAAAAGTAAATCATCAAGATGGAGAGACATCTATAATAAAGAATGGCTCTGTTGTACTTGCTGCCATTACAAGTTGTACCAACACTTCCAATCCTAATGTATTAATAACTGCAGGGCTTGTTGCGAAGAAAGCAGTAGAGAGAGGATTAATGAAACAACCCTATGTTAAGACTTCACTTAC
This Metabacillus endolithicus DNA region includes the following protein-coding sequences:
- a CDS encoding LysR family transcriptional regulator, with amino-acid sequence MDDRDWLILHTLNNEKSITKAGQSLFLAQPTLTKRLKQIETEFGVKIVDRGIKGVQFTPEGEYLAKRANEMLQFLREIKEDIENFNQNVSGTLRLGVSNFISKYKLPILLKLFKDQYPDVEFQVDTGYSKDIFNLVYNQTTHIGFVRGDYSWPGQKLLLFEEKLCIASTNKLELEDLPRLPRIDYRTDQLYKQLVENWWTEHYSQPPYIAMSVDQGDTCKEMILNGLGYAIMPSLFVDGIEEIHKIYLKDNKGNYLTRKTWMFYHEESLNLNVVKAFVNFIKDIDLYKL
- the acnA gene encoding aconitate hydratase AcnA, translating into MIKDEAVINKIKKRIRINQKEYSYFSITSLEENGIGHISKLPYSIKVLLESAIRNYDGVNVTMEHIKKLANWGMDNAPNEEVPFKPTRILLHDTTGLPTLVDLAAMRESIKRIGGNVSDVNPSIPVDLVVDHSLTVDYFGTPDSMKLNEKLNFERNLERFRFLRWAQKSFDNFNVIPPATGIMHQINMELLSSVAFIKEESGNLMIYPDSLVGTDSHTTMVNGMGIVAWGVGGIEAEAAMLGQPVYFVIPEVVGFKFVGQLPEGTTSTDLALTVTSLLRSKGVVGKYVEFFGPGIKSMSVADRATIANMAPEYGATMGLFPVDQETLDYLKIIGRSKEQISLIESYYKTQGMFMTDESPQPIYSDIIELDLSLITPCLAGPKRPQDKVELTKMKEEYNKIIRSSISEGGFALTEEDLTKTTKVNHQDGETSIIKNGSVVLAAITSCTNTSNPNVLITAGLVAKKAVERGLMKQPYVKTSLTPGSRVVTDYLEESGLLTYLEKLGFHIAGYGCATCIGNSGPLPQEVNDAVSENDLVVAGVLSGNRNFEGRIHPQIKANYLASPPLVIAYAIAGTVDIDLFKEPIGFDQFNKPVYLRELWPSSQEIQKILSYAVSPELFQKRYQNVTSSNEEWNSIQVSEGDLYDWDEKSTYIQEPPFLKEMTEQPSNIVNIEGARTLAMLGHSVTTDHLSPSGAIKADSASGLFLQQKGVGINDFNSYPSRRGNHEVMVRAALANLRIRNQLVPGYEGGMTKYFPTGEILSMYDASMKYREDRTPLFILAGKEYGTGSSRDWAAKGPYLLGVKVVLAESFERIHRSNLVGMGILPLQFLEGQNVRSLGITGDESFETIGLNDSIKPGKTIKIKAIKPDKSSFEFDVKLRLDNVVEIEYYRNSGIMQSVVRRMVKSKSLLK